GATCAGCCGGACCCGCCGCCGACGCAGCCAGACCACGCTGCTCTCGGCGAGGAGACGTTCGAGGTGTTCGCGCGCCGCCCGTGCCTCGGCCTGTTCGAGCCGGGCGCGCCACGCCCCTTCGCGCACCTCCACCGCCAGGGCGCGCAGGTGCTCGAAGAACTCCATGCGGCCGCGGATGGCGCGGAACTGCTCCTCCTCGGGCAGTTGCTGGATGTCGGCCATCTCCTGCTGCAGTTGGGTGTATTCGCAGTGGAGCAGAACTCCGAGCAGCCGGGGCAGTTGCGGCACCCGATCGAAGAAGTGGGCGAAGAGCGAGCGGAAGCGGTCGTCGTCGGCCCGCTCCCGGATCGCCTGGCTCAGCGGGGCGGCCAGCGCCGGGTCGACCGCCTGCTTCATCGTCTGTTCGACCTCGTCCGCGACGGCGGTGAGCCGTGTCGTCGGCATCTCCTCCTCGCCGCTCGGTACGGGCTGGTACTCCCTGCGCCAAGCGGCCAGCTCGTCGAAGGGCATCGGCGGATGGATCAGATAGCCCTGGATGCGCTCCACGCCGACCCGGGCGAGCAGGGCGCGCAGATCCTCGCGTTCCACCCCTTCGGCGATCAGCGCGATCCGCAGCCGTCCGGAGAGGAAGACCAGCGTGCGGATGATCTCCAGCGCGATCGGATCGGAGTCGGCGCGCATGACGAAGGCCTGGTCGATCTTCAGCTCCTGGAACGGCGTCTGGTAGAGGCTGATCAGCGAGGAGTAGCCGGTGCCGAAGTCGTCGATCGAGAGGGAGAAGCCGGAGAGGCGCAGCCGTATCAGGTTGCCCAGTTGATGGGAGAGGTCTTCCAGCGCCTCCGATTCGGTGATCTCGAGCACCAACTGGGTCGGAGCCAGCCCCTGACGGGCGCAGAGGGCGATCAGCTTCTCCGGCAGCCGCGGCTGCATGAGGAAGGAGGCCGGCAGGTTGACCGCGACGGTGGTCTTGCGCCAGCCCAGGCGCCGCCAATCCTCGGCCACCTGCTCGAGCATCATCCAGGTCATCTCGGTGAGCAGGTTGTGGCGGGCGGCCAGCGGGATGAAGCGGCCGGGGGCGACGATGCCCCATTCGGGGTGGCGCCAGCGCATCAGCGCCTCGAAGCCGACGATGGTTCCCTCGCGGGTGGTGGTCTGCGGCTGGTAGAAGGGGACGAAGGCGCCGCTGTGGAGGGCGTGGCGCAGCATCTCGGGGGTGACGGTTTGCGCCTCTTCCTCCGCGGTGCGCGGCGCCTTGCGCCGTTCGCCCCGGAGGGCGACCAGCAGCCGCTGCAGCGCCTGGATCCGGAAGGGCTTGTGCAGGGTGCCGAGCAGCCGCAGACCGCGCGCCTCGATCAGTTGCGCCGTGGCGTGGATCACGCCCGGCTCCTTGCCGCTCATGATGATGATGGCGCTTGCGGCCAGCCGCTCCTGGATGAAGTCGAGCAGGGCGATGCCATCCTCGTCGGGCAGGCCGAGGTCGAGCACGATGGCCAGCGGCGGCGGGGTGGTCGGCGCCTGCCGCAGGCTCATGGCGGTGGGGTGGTGGGTGACGTCGAAGCCGGCGCGGCGGGCCAGCTTGCAGACCACGCGGGCGACGTGGGGGTTGTCTTCCACCACCGCCAGCCGCGGCTGCGCAGGGCTTCGGGCGGGTTGGGTGGAATCGGCCACGGGCGGGGTCAGGCGAGGAGCAGGAGGTGCTGCTGGTGGCGCGGCAGTCGGAAGTGGTGTTCGAGTACCTCGTCGGGGGGGAGCGGGCAGTCGAAGTGGGAGAGCTCCGGGTACCGCTGCAGGTAGGGGGCGAGGGTGGCGTCCATGCCGACGATGTGGACGGGGAGCAGCTCGGTGAGCTCGCGGATGCCGGCCGGGTCGTCGCCGGCGGCCAGCCGCCGCTGTAGCTGCTTGAGTCGGGTGAGCAGGGCGCAGTGGGTCTGATAGTGGCTCGCCGCGAAGGGGTATTCCGGGCAGCGGTGCATCAACTGCTCCTCGCGGTAGAAGTGGTGCATGGCCAGGGGGATGAGCCGATCCACCAGTTCGCGCCGCTCCTCGGGTGTCCGGCTCTGCTCCAGTTGCTCCACCAGCGCACAGATCCGGCGGAG
This genomic stretch from Zetaproteobacteria bacterium harbors:
- a CDS encoding EAL domain-containing protein — translated: MADSTQPARSPAQPRLAVVEDNPHVARVVCKLARRAGFDVTHHPTAMSLRQAPTTPPPLAIVLDLGLPDEDGIALLDFIQERLAASAIIIMSGKEPGVIHATAQLIEARGLRLLGTLHKPFRIQALQRLLVALRGERRKAPRTAEEEAQTVTPEMLRHALHSGAFVPFYQPQTTTREGTIVGFEALMRWRHPEWGIVAPGRFIPLAARHNLLTEMTWMMLEQVAEDWRRLGWRKTTVAVNLPASFLMQPRLPEKLIALCARQGLAPTQLVLEITESEALEDLSHQLGNLIRLRLSGFSLSIDDFGTGYSSLISLYQTPFQELKIDQAFVMRADSDPIALEIIRTLVFLSGRLRIALIAEGVEREDLRALLARVGVERIQGYLIHPPMPFDELAAWRREYQPVPSGEEEMPTTRLTAVADEVEQTMKQAVDPALAAPLSQAIRERADDDRFRSLFAHFFDRVPQLPRLLGVLLHCEYTQLQQEMADIQQLPEEEQFRAIRGRMEFFEHLRALAVEVREGAWRARLEQAEARAAREHLERLLAESSVVWLRRRRVRLIEWIEEVPVQAVVTLHDIVGRQLLVELNRDLARLLAACDYQAQIATRDGKELIQARMEEVRNGLVRFTLGSIQPNRRGRRRHVRVCHPQQPPAQLQPRGGEERSCRIVDLSISGMRLALPPGSAASAVRTPVHCRFTIDGGEIRGKGTVRWQSRGEDGEVQCGISFACANSTMQKLLHEEALRLQRDLIARLNNTQLPVLLRNALDEMER